A single window of Maylandia zebra isolate NMK-2024a linkage group LG2, Mzebra_GT3a, whole genome shotgun sequence DNA harbors:
- the map7d3 gene encoding uncharacterized protein map7d3 isoform X7, translating to MAEGASTLKGLRAQMAAAAQAQAEERRSLAGNSPGPTNNTPAKPQGCRPVLDGATLRTDDRLRVAKERREEAERQQALRESQIMERERKAKLQVERQMEERQKKVEEQRRKEEQKRLAVEQKRKQKQEEEKEHYEAVMRRTLERSQQVEQRQKRWSWGGLSTDSDGRTGVKPRSSSCNRLPSNANADQASKEDDKKLQVEQTGRSVKKRSSSLTRVSLGRAQTPAKPDKGTTDDQARRPLATTVDGGVLSRLLTPTQASLARSKSAAALSAEGTDAPECHLCPRSASASPLHPPRGPVRSRSSDRQKSSMTTSVSADGALDPSMKDKKLTSPVGQRPASPSTPGRHRSPSPAPSPGPKRTPSPSAPKQSPKMRPASPGAMKQRPPSPQPASTKPPPIQKPLAPAGPPTLRKRNSKSKDLCPVQAVAQQSSDSSKTKDKDDSKATSGTNSAAEAAKILAENRRLMREQKEREEKLRLQKEEEERLRKEEEARLAEEARLKRLEEEKQLAEERKLREEEEARLAEEERIRLAEEEAQRQAELQREREEAEAKAQEEAERVRQERDRIMQQNQQERMERKKRIEEIMKRTRKGDQNDLKRDDDKCTQENEDEEMDQINYETKITEIDKDESCLSSGEPATEREEPLGHTDETSETDKENNNGTSTDETQAESPVPEGRLVEGSEFTNEQDSTKLVSTVNGKSNQWSFEELIDLNGHSKSRPLLEAGDCNNVLINCDGSSDGTRVAFEDNETPISTLHSSSQPIEALPEI from the exons ATGGCGGAGGGTGCTTCGACTCTCAAGGGCTTGAGAGCCCAAATGG CTGCAGCTGCACAGGCACAAGCCGAGGAAAGGCGCAGCTTGGCGGGAAACAGCCCAGGACCTACAAATAACACACCAGCTAAACCTCAGGGGTGCAGGCCAG TACTTGACGGTGCCACACTTAGAACAGACGACAGACTGCGGGTGGCAAAAGAGAGACGTGAGGAGGCAGAGAGACAACAGG CTTTACGAGAATCTCAGATCATGGAGCGGGAGCGCAAGGCCAAGCTGCAAGTGGAGCGTCAGATGGAAGAGCGTCAGAAAAAGGTTGAGGAACAGCgaaggaaggaggagcagaaaAGATTGGCTGTGGAGCAGAAGAGgaagcagaaacaggaagaagaaaag GAGCACTATGAGGCAGTGATGAGGCGGACGTTGGAGCGTAGTCAGCAAGTCGAGCAGAGGCAGAAAAGATGGTCTTGGGGAGGACTGTCCACAGACTCAGATGGACGAACAG GTGTTAAGCCAAGGAGTTCATCTTGTAACCGGTTACCTAGCAATGCCAATGCTGATCAGGCCAGTAAGGAAGACGACAAAAAGCTTCAGGTGGAACAGACAG GCCGTTCTGTGAAGAAGAGAAGTTCCTCCCTTACGCGAGTAAGTCTGGGCAGAGCACAGACCCCTGCAAAGCCTGATAAGGGGACAACGGATGATCAAG CTCGCAGGCCACTGGCCACTACTGTGGATGGAGGGGTCCTTAGTCGCCTGCTCACACCCACCCAGGCCTCACTAGCTAGGAGCAAGAGCGCTGCCGCCCTGTCCGCTGAAGGAACAGATGCCCCAG AGTGTCACCTGTGTCCTCGCTCAGCCTCTGCCAGCCCATTGCACCCACCCCGTGGTCCAGTGCGCAGCCGCAGCAGCGACCGACAGAAGAGCAGCATGACCACATCTGTGTCAGCCGATGGAGCCCTGGACCCTTCGATG AAAGATAAGAAGTTAACATCACCTGTGGGGCAACGTCCTGCCTCCCCATCCACTCCAGGTCGGCACCGTTCGCCATCGCCTGCCCCCAGTCCAGGTCCGAAGAGGACTCCTTCGCCTTCAGCACCCAA GCAAAGCCCTAAGATGCGCCCAGCCTCTCCAGGCGCAATGAAACAACGCCCACCGTCTCCTCAGCCTGCATCAACCAAACCCCCACCCATCCAGAAGCCTCTCGCTCCAGCAGGACCACCAACCTTACGAAAGAGGAACTCCAAGTCCAAAGATCTATGTCCTGTTCAAGCTGTGGCTCAACAGTCCTCTGATTCCAGCAAGACCAAAGACAAAGATG ACTCAAAGGCTACGTCAGGCACCAACTCGGCTGCTGAGGCTGCCAAGATCCTGGCAGAAAACCGTAGACTGATGCGagagcagaaagagagagaggagaagctTAGGCTacagaaggaggaagaggagag GttgagaaaagaagaagaggcacgATTAGCAGAAGAGGCTCGATTGAAACGTCTGGAGGAGGaaaagcagcttgcagaggagagaaaacttAGGGAAGAGGAAGAGGCTCGCCTAGCAGAGGAGGAACGGATTAGGCTGGCAGAGGAGGAAGCACAAAGGCAGGCTGAGCTCCAAAGGGAACGCGAGGAGGCCGAGGCCAAAGCCCAGGAGGAGGCAGAAAGAGTTCGTCAGGAGAGAGACCGCATTATGCAGCAGAACCAACAGGAGCGTATGGAGAGGAAGAAG AGAATTGAAGAAATAATGAAGAGAACTAGAAAAGGGGACCAAAATGATTTAAAG AGAGATGATGATAAATGCACACAGGAGAATGAAGATGAGGAAATGGACCAGATAAACTATGAAACTAAAA TAACGGAGATTGACAAAGATGAGAGCTGTCTGTCCTCCGGTGAGCCTGCAACAGAGCGAGAAGAGCCTCTGGGCCACACGGACGAGACATCAGAGACAGACAAGGAGAATAACAATGGCACAAGCACAGATGAGACTCAGGCAGAAAG TCCAGTACCTGAGGGTCGCCTTGTCGAGGGTTCTGAGTTCACGAATGAGCAAGACTCTACCAAGTTGGTCTCCACAGTCAATGGAAAATCCAACCAATGGAGCTTTGAGGAGCTCATTGATCTTAACGGCCACTCCAAGTCTCGACCCCTCCTTGAGGCGGGGGACTGTAACAATGTCTTGATCAATTGTGACGGGAGCTCAGATGGAACCAGAGTAGCCTTTGAAGACAATGAAACCCCCATCAGCACGCTGCATTCCTCCAGTCAACCCATAGAAGCCCTGCCAG AGATTTGA
- the map7d3 gene encoding uncharacterized protein map7d3 isoform X3, producing the protein MAEGASTLKGLRAQMAAAAQAQAEERRSLAGNSPGPTNNTPAKPQGCRPVLDGATLRTDDRLRVAKERREEAERQQALRESQIMERERKAKLQVERQMEERQKKVEEQRRKEEQKRLAVEQKRKQKQEEEKEHYEAVMRRTLERSQQVEQRQKRWSWGGLSTDSDGRTVDKRSTSTTNLKQPPEAGMSKRLSSSSATLLKSPDKRVKPRSSSCNRLPSNANADQASKEDDKKLQVEQTGRSVKKRSSSLTRVSLGRAQTPAKPDKGTTDDQARRPLATTVDGGVLSRLLTPTQASLARSKSAAALSAEGTDAPECHLCPRSASASPLHPPRGPVRSRSSDRQKSSMTTSVSADGALDPSMKDKKLTSPVGQRPASPSTPGRHRSPSPAPSPGPKRTPSPSAPKQSPKMRPASPGAMKQRPPSPQPASTKPPPIQKPLAPAGPPTLRKRNSKSKDLCPVQAVAQQSSDSSKTKDKDDSKATSGTNSAAEAAKILAENRRLMREQKEREEKLRLQKEEEERLRKEEEARLAEEARLKRLEEEKQLAEERKLREEEEARLAEEERIRLAEEEAQRQAELQREREEAEAKAQEEAERVRQERDRIMQQNQQERMERKKRIEEIMKRTRKGDQNDLKRDDDKCTQENEDEEMDQINYETKITEIDKDESCLSSGEPATEREEPLGHTDETSETDKENNNGTSTDETQAESPVPEGRLVEGSEFTNEQDSTKLVSTVNGKSNQWSFEELIDLNGHSKSRPLLEAGDCNNVLINCDGSSDGTRVAFEDNETPISTLHSSSQPIEALPEI; encoded by the exons ATGGCGGAGGGTGCTTCGACTCTCAAGGGCTTGAGAGCCCAAATGG CTGCAGCTGCACAGGCACAAGCCGAGGAAAGGCGCAGCTTGGCGGGAAACAGCCCAGGACCTACAAATAACACACCAGCTAAACCTCAGGGGTGCAGGCCAG TACTTGACGGTGCCACACTTAGAACAGACGACAGACTGCGGGTGGCAAAAGAGAGACGTGAGGAGGCAGAGAGACAACAGG CTTTACGAGAATCTCAGATCATGGAGCGGGAGCGCAAGGCCAAGCTGCAAGTGGAGCGTCAGATGGAAGAGCGTCAGAAAAAGGTTGAGGAACAGCgaaggaaggaggagcagaaaAGATTGGCTGTGGAGCAGAAGAGgaagcagaaacaggaagaagaaaag GAGCACTATGAGGCAGTGATGAGGCGGACGTTGGAGCGTAGTCAGCAAGTCGAGCAGAGGCAGAAAAGATGGTCTTGGGGAGGACTGTCCACAGACTCAGATGGACGAACAG TGGACAAGCGCTCCACATCCACCACAAACCTGAAACAGCCGCCTGAGGCTGGCATGAGCAAACGCCTATCCTCCTCATCTGCCACCCTCCTCAAATCACCTGACAAAC GTGTTAAGCCAAGGAGTTCATCTTGTAACCGGTTACCTAGCAATGCCAATGCTGATCAGGCCAGTAAGGAAGACGACAAAAAGCTTCAGGTGGAACAGACAG GCCGTTCTGTGAAGAAGAGAAGTTCCTCCCTTACGCGAGTAAGTCTGGGCAGAGCACAGACCCCTGCAAAGCCTGATAAGGGGACAACGGATGATCAAG CTCGCAGGCCACTGGCCACTACTGTGGATGGAGGGGTCCTTAGTCGCCTGCTCACACCCACCCAGGCCTCACTAGCTAGGAGCAAGAGCGCTGCCGCCCTGTCCGCTGAAGGAACAGATGCCCCAG AGTGTCACCTGTGTCCTCGCTCAGCCTCTGCCAGCCCATTGCACCCACCCCGTGGTCCAGTGCGCAGCCGCAGCAGCGACCGACAGAAGAGCAGCATGACCACATCTGTGTCAGCCGATGGAGCCCTGGACCCTTCGATG AAAGATAAGAAGTTAACATCACCTGTGGGGCAACGTCCTGCCTCCCCATCCACTCCAGGTCGGCACCGTTCGCCATCGCCTGCCCCCAGTCCAGGTCCGAAGAGGACTCCTTCGCCTTCAGCACCCAA GCAAAGCCCTAAGATGCGCCCAGCCTCTCCAGGCGCAATGAAACAACGCCCACCGTCTCCTCAGCCTGCATCAACCAAACCCCCACCCATCCAGAAGCCTCTCGCTCCAGCAGGACCACCAACCTTACGAAAGAGGAACTCCAAGTCCAAAGATCTATGTCCTGTTCAAGCTGTGGCTCAACAGTCCTCTGATTCCAGCAAGACCAAAGACAAAGATG ACTCAAAGGCTACGTCAGGCACCAACTCGGCTGCTGAGGCTGCCAAGATCCTGGCAGAAAACCGTAGACTGATGCGagagcagaaagagagagaggagaagctTAGGCTacagaaggaggaagaggagag GttgagaaaagaagaagaggcacgATTAGCAGAAGAGGCTCGATTGAAACGTCTGGAGGAGGaaaagcagcttgcagaggagagaaaacttAGGGAAGAGGAAGAGGCTCGCCTAGCAGAGGAGGAACGGATTAGGCTGGCAGAGGAGGAAGCACAAAGGCAGGCTGAGCTCCAAAGGGAACGCGAGGAGGCCGAGGCCAAAGCCCAGGAGGAGGCAGAAAGAGTTCGTCAGGAGAGAGACCGCATTATGCAGCAGAACCAACAGGAGCGTATGGAGAGGAAGAAG AGAATTGAAGAAATAATGAAGAGAACTAGAAAAGGGGACCAAAATGATTTAAAG AGAGATGATGATAAATGCACACAGGAGAATGAAGATGAGGAAATGGACCAGATAAACTATGAAACTAAAA TAACGGAGATTGACAAAGATGAGAGCTGTCTGTCCTCCGGTGAGCCTGCAACAGAGCGAGAAGAGCCTCTGGGCCACACGGACGAGACATCAGAGACAGACAAGGAGAATAACAATGGCACAAGCACAGATGAGACTCAGGCAGAAAG TCCAGTACCTGAGGGTCGCCTTGTCGAGGGTTCTGAGTTCACGAATGAGCAAGACTCTACCAAGTTGGTCTCCACAGTCAATGGAAAATCCAACCAATGGAGCTTTGAGGAGCTCATTGATCTTAACGGCCACTCCAAGTCTCGACCCCTCCTTGAGGCGGGGGACTGTAACAATGTCTTGATCAATTGTGACGGGAGCTCAGATGGAACCAGAGTAGCCTTTGAAGACAATGAAACCCCCATCAGCACGCTGCATTCCTCCAGTCAACCCATAGAAGCCCTGCCAG AGATTTGA
- the map7d3 gene encoding uncharacterized protein map7d3 isoform X4 yields the protein MAEGASTLKGLRAQMAAAAQAQAEERRSLAGNSPGPTNNTPAKPQGCRPVLDGATLRTDDRLRVAKERREEAERQQALRESQIMERERKAKLQVERQMEERQKKVEEQRRKEEQKRLAVEQKRKQKQEEEKEHYEAVMRRTLERSQQVEQRQKRWSWGGLSTDSDGRTGDSDASASSPVTIVISSPSPEKPPRSHQVDKRSTSTTNLKQPPEAGMSKRLSSSSATLLKSPDKRRSVKKRSSSLTRVSLGRAQTPAKPDKGTTDDQARRPLATTVDGGVLSRLLTPTQASLARSKSAAALSAEGTDAPECHLCPRSASASPLHPPRGPVRSRSSDRQKSSMTTSVSADGALDPSMKDKKLTSPVGQRPASPSTPGRHRSPSPAPSPGPKRTPSPSAPKQSPKMRPASPGAMKQRPPSPQPASTKPPPIQKPLAPAGPPTLRKRNSKSKDLCPVQAVAQQSSDSSKTKDKDDSKATSGTNSAAEAAKILAENRRLMREQKEREEKLRLQKEEEERLRKEEEARLAEEARLKRLEEEKQLAEERKLREEEEARLAEEERIRLAEEEAQRQAELQREREEAEAKAQEEAERVRQERDRIMQQNQQERMERKKRIEEIMKRTRKGDQNDLKRDDDKCTQENEDEEMDQINYETKITEIDKDESCLSSGEPATEREEPLGHTDETSETDKENNNGTSTDETQAESPVPEGRLVEGSEFTNEQDSTKLVSTVNGKSNQWSFEELIDLNGHSKSRPLLEAGDCNNVLINCDGSSDGTRVAFEDNETPISTLHSSSQPIEALPEI from the exons ATGGCGGAGGGTGCTTCGACTCTCAAGGGCTTGAGAGCCCAAATGG CTGCAGCTGCACAGGCACAAGCCGAGGAAAGGCGCAGCTTGGCGGGAAACAGCCCAGGACCTACAAATAACACACCAGCTAAACCTCAGGGGTGCAGGCCAG TACTTGACGGTGCCACACTTAGAACAGACGACAGACTGCGGGTGGCAAAAGAGAGACGTGAGGAGGCAGAGAGACAACAGG CTTTACGAGAATCTCAGATCATGGAGCGGGAGCGCAAGGCCAAGCTGCAAGTGGAGCGTCAGATGGAAGAGCGTCAGAAAAAGGTTGAGGAACAGCgaaggaaggaggagcagaaaAGATTGGCTGTGGAGCAGAAGAGgaagcagaaacaggaagaagaaaag GAGCACTATGAGGCAGTGATGAGGCGGACGTTGGAGCGTAGTCAGCAAGTCGAGCAGAGGCAGAAAAGATGGTCTTGGGGAGGACTGTCCACAGACTCAGATGGACGAACAG GAGATTCTGATGCCAGTGCCTCATCTCCAGTAACTATAGTTATCTCCTCTCCCTCACCAGAAAAGCCACCAAGGAGTCATcaag TGGACAAGCGCTCCACATCCACCACAAACCTGAAACAGCCGCCTGAGGCTGGCATGAGCAAACGCCTATCCTCCTCATCTGCCACCCTCCTCAAATCACCTGACAAAC GCCGTTCTGTGAAGAAGAGAAGTTCCTCCCTTACGCGAGTAAGTCTGGGCAGAGCACAGACCCCTGCAAAGCCTGATAAGGGGACAACGGATGATCAAG CTCGCAGGCCACTGGCCACTACTGTGGATGGAGGGGTCCTTAGTCGCCTGCTCACACCCACCCAGGCCTCACTAGCTAGGAGCAAGAGCGCTGCCGCCCTGTCCGCTGAAGGAACAGATGCCCCAG AGTGTCACCTGTGTCCTCGCTCAGCCTCTGCCAGCCCATTGCACCCACCCCGTGGTCCAGTGCGCAGCCGCAGCAGCGACCGACAGAAGAGCAGCATGACCACATCTGTGTCAGCCGATGGAGCCCTGGACCCTTCGATG AAAGATAAGAAGTTAACATCACCTGTGGGGCAACGTCCTGCCTCCCCATCCACTCCAGGTCGGCACCGTTCGCCATCGCCTGCCCCCAGTCCAGGTCCGAAGAGGACTCCTTCGCCTTCAGCACCCAA GCAAAGCCCTAAGATGCGCCCAGCCTCTCCAGGCGCAATGAAACAACGCCCACCGTCTCCTCAGCCTGCATCAACCAAACCCCCACCCATCCAGAAGCCTCTCGCTCCAGCAGGACCACCAACCTTACGAAAGAGGAACTCCAAGTCCAAAGATCTATGTCCTGTTCAAGCTGTGGCTCAACAGTCCTCTGATTCCAGCAAGACCAAAGACAAAGATG ACTCAAAGGCTACGTCAGGCACCAACTCGGCTGCTGAGGCTGCCAAGATCCTGGCAGAAAACCGTAGACTGATGCGagagcagaaagagagagaggagaagctTAGGCTacagaaggaggaagaggagag GttgagaaaagaagaagaggcacgATTAGCAGAAGAGGCTCGATTGAAACGTCTGGAGGAGGaaaagcagcttgcagaggagagaaaacttAGGGAAGAGGAAGAGGCTCGCCTAGCAGAGGAGGAACGGATTAGGCTGGCAGAGGAGGAAGCACAAAGGCAGGCTGAGCTCCAAAGGGAACGCGAGGAGGCCGAGGCCAAAGCCCAGGAGGAGGCAGAAAGAGTTCGTCAGGAGAGAGACCGCATTATGCAGCAGAACCAACAGGAGCGTATGGAGAGGAAGAAG AGAATTGAAGAAATAATGAAGAGAACTAGAAAAGGGGACCAAAATGATTTAAAG AGAGATGATGATAAATGCACACAGGAGAATGAAGATGAGGAAATGGACCAGATAAACTATGAAACTAAAA TAACGGAGATTGACAAAGATGAGAGCTGTCTGTCCTCCGGTGAGCCTGCAACAGAGCGAGAAGAGCCTCTGGGCCACACGGACGAGACATCAGAGACAGACAAGGAGAATAACAATGGCACAAGCACAGATGAGACTCAGGCAGAAAG TCCAGTACCTGAGGGTCGCCTTGTCGAGGGTTCTGAGTTCACGAATGAGCAAGACTCTACCAAGTTGGTCTCCACAGTCAATGGAAAATCCAACCAATGGAGCTTTGAGGAGCTCATTGATCTTAACGGCCACTCCAAGTCTCGACCCCTCCTTGAGGCGGGGGACTGTAACAATGTCTTGATCAATTGTGACGGGAGCTCAGATGGAACCAGAGTAGCCTTTGAAGACAATGAAACCCCCATCAGCACGCTGCATTCCTCCAGTCAACCCATAGAAGCCCTGCCAG AGATTTGA
- the map7d3 gene encoding uncharacterized protein map7d3 isoform X9, translating to MAEGASTLKGLRAQMAAAAQAQAEERRSLAGNSPGPTNNTPAKPQGCRPVLDGATLRTDDRLRVAKERREEAERQQALRESQIMERERKAKLQVERQMEERQKKVEEQRRKEEQKRLAVEQKRKQKQEEEKEHYEAVMRRTLERSQQVEQRQKRWSWGGLSTDSDGRTVDKRSTSTTNLKQPPEAGMSKRLSSSSATLLKSPDKPRRPLATTVDGGVLSRLLTPTQASLARSKSAAALSAEGTDAPECHLCPRSASASPLHPPRGPVRSRSSDRQKSSMTTSVSADGALDPSMKDKKLTSPVGQRPASPSTPGRHRSPSPAPSPGPKRTPSPSAPKQSPKMRPASPGAMKQRPPSPQPASTKPPPIQKPLAPAGPPTLRKRNSKSKDLCPVQAVAQQSSDSSKTKDKDDSKATSGTNSAAEAAKILAENRRLMREQKEREEKLRLQKEEEERLRKEEEARLAEEARLKRLEEEKQLAEERKLREEEEARLAEEERIRLAEEEAQRQAELQREREEAEAKAQEEAERVRQERDRIMQQNQQERMERKKRIEEIMKRTRKGDQNDLKRDDDKCTQENEDEEMDQINYETKITEIDKDESCLSSGEPATEREEPLGHTDETSETDKENNNGTSTDETQAESPVPEGRLVEGSEFTNEQDSTKLVSTVNGKSNQWSFEELIDLNGHSKSRPLLEAGDCNNVLINCDGSSDGTRVAFEDNETPISTLHSSSQPIEALPEI from the exons ATGGCGGAGGGTGCTTCGACTCTCAAGGGCTTGAGAGCCCAAATGG CTGCAGCTGCACAGGCACAAGCCGAGGAAAGGCGCAGCTTGGCGGGAAACAGCCCAGGACCTACAAATAACACACCAGCTAAACCTCAGGGGTGCAGGCCAG TACTTGACGGTGCCACACTTAGAACAGACGACAGACTGCGGGTGGCAAAAGAGAGACGTGAGGAGGCAGAGAGACAACAGG CTTTACGAGAATCTCAGATCATGGAGCGGGAGCGCAAGGCCAAGCTGCAAGTGGAGCGTCAGATGGAAGAGCGTCAGAAAAAGGTTGAGGAACAGCgaaggaaggaggagcagaaaAGATTGGCTGTGGAGCAGAAGAGgaagcagaaacaggaagaagaaaag GAGCACTATGAGGCAGTGATGAGGCGGACGTTGGAGCGTAGTCAGCAAGTCGAGCAGAGGCAGAAAAGATGGTCTTGGGGAGGACTGTCCACAGACTCAGATGGACGAACAG TGGACAAGCGCTCCACATCCACCACAAACCTGAAACAGCCGCCTGAGGCTGGCATGAGCAAACGCCTATCCTCCTCATCTGCCACCCTCCTCAAATCACCTGACAAAC CTCGCAGGCCACTGGCCACTACTGTGGATGGAGGGGTCCTTAGTCGCCTGCTCACACCCACCCAGGCCTCACTAGCTAGGAGCAAGAGCGCTGCCGCCCTGTCCGCTGAAGGAACAGATGCCCCAG AGTGTCACCTGTGTCCTCGCTCAGCCTCTGCCAGCCCATTGCACCCACCCCGTGGTCCAGTGCGCAGCCGCAGCAGCGACCGACAGAAGAGCAGCATGACCACATCTGTGTCAGCCGATGGAGCCCTGGACCCTTCGATG AAAGATAAGAAGTTAACATCACCTGTGGGGCAACGTCCTGCCTCCCCATCCACTCCAGGTCGGCACCGTTCGCCATCGCCTGCCCCCAGTCCAGGTCCGAAGAGGACTCCTTCGCCTTCAGCACCCAA GCAAAGCCCTAAGATGCGCCCAGCCTCTCCAGGCGCAATGAAACAACGCCCACCGTCTCCTCAGCCTGCATCAACCAAACCCCCACCCATCCAGAAGCCTCTCGCTCCAGCAGGACCACCAACCTTACGAAAGAGGAACTCCAAGTCCAAAGATCTATGTCCTGTTCAAGCTGTGGCTCAACAGTCCTCTGATTCCAGCAAGACCAAAGACAAAGATG ACTCAAAGGCTACGTCAGGCACCAACTCGGCTGCTGAGGCTGCCAAGATCCTGGCAGAAAACCGTAGACTGATGCGagagcagaaagagagagaggagaagctTAGGCTacagaaggaggaagaggagag GttgagaaaagaagaagaggcacgATTAGCAGAAGAGGCTCGATTGAAACGTCTGGAGGAGGaaaagcagcttgcagaggagagaaaacttAGGGAAGAGGAAGAGGCTCGCCTAGCAGAGGAGGAACGGATTAGGCTGGCAGAGGAGGAAGCACAAAGGCAGGCTGAGCTCCAAAGGGAACGCGAGGAGGCCGAGGCCAAAGCCCAGGAGGAGGCAGAAAGAGTTCGTCAGGAGAGAGACCGCATTATGCAGCAGAACCAACAGGAGCGTATGGAGAGGAAGAAG AGAATTGAAGAAATAATGAAGAGAACTAGAAAAGGGGACCAAAATGATTTAAAG AGAGATGATGATAAATGCACACAGGAGAATGAAGATGAGGAAATGGACCAGATAAACTATGAAACTAAAA TAACGGAGATTGACAAAGATGAGAGCTGTCTGTCCTCCGGTGAGCCTGCAACAGAGCGAGAAGAGCCTCTGGGCCACACGGACGAGACATCAGAGACAGACAAGGAGAATAACAATGGCACAAGCACAGATGAGACTCAGGCAGAAAG TCCAGTACCTGAGGGTCGCCTTGTCGAGGGTTCTGAGTTCACGAATGAGCAAGACTCTACCAAGTTGGTCTCCACAGTCAATGGAAAATCCAACCAATGGAGCTTTGAGGAGCTCATTGATCTTAACGGCCACTCCAAGTCTCGACCCCTCCTTGAGGCGGGGGACTGTAACAATGTCTTGATCAATTGTGACGGGAGCTCAGATGGAACCAGAGTAGCCTTTGAAGACAATGAAACCCCCATCAGCACGCTGCATTCCTCCAGTCAACCCATAGAAGCCCTGCCAG AGATTTGA